In Thermocrinis minervae, a single genomic region encodes these proteins:
- a CDS encoding CZB domain-containing protein — MHRLENLVADLDLYISQHAIYINNLERAIEEGKPFERKDCHSCSFGKKWDTEIVPAKQNYNEEIKALLDEIEKVHCKFHELSMQVDPTNPKPEDERIIDEMKDLSAQLIQLLLKLKRLVKKD; from the coding sequence ATGCATCGGCTTGAAAACTTGGTTGCGGATTTGGACTTATACATATCCCAACATGCCATATACATAAACAATCTTGAACGTGCCATCGAGGAAGGTAAACCCTTTGAACGCAAGGACTGCCACAGTTGCAGCTTTGGAAAAAAGTGGGACACAGAAATAGTACCAGCAAAACAAAACTATAATGAAGAAATAAAAGCTTTACTCGACGAGATAGAAAAAGTTCACTGCAAGTTTCATGAATTATCCATGCAGGTGGATCCCACTAACCCAAAACCAGAAGATGAGAGAATTATAGATGAGATGAAGGATCTGTCTGCACAACTCATACAACTACTCCTAAAATTAAAAAGGCTAGTCAAAAAAGATTAG
- a CDS encoding autotransporter outer membrane beta-barrel domain-containing protein — MYGTYTEVYVNSALGTKTATLGNYTNSGNINIDASAGSATGNNAQVGISDIVGAVFSLGGYAQTINNQGNVSIKVTGDKGSTVNSVGAFLLENANGSTLNNTGKTSLNITATTANDIYGIYVKDSKNVTISNPEPIYFELSVQNLGSVRTLKIENSSVKLQGDFSLVFGSPGIDPSPDSNTNLDKRPIYVGPNSTLDLNNATLVVYKDSRNLKFNTPYYLIHNDGGTVLGQFGGLKKTWTNPEIVVKWVGPDNGEHAAVIFTYEPVPTNTTNTTPMVSPSFATTVGYVGSSIISQVFGKTILGYTPGGLPFCMPREDVSQSSKDPLRTTCDRNVFVLPLYTKLDADDLGFDAYAYGLALGVGGKITEKLAAGVFAGYSKADLYFKVNGPQKEYQSIYFGGLALSYTPKPWYARFTAIAHRANHDYRGFTGLYYELYEHANYKSWGFDTELAGGYVFNKEKYTIAPEIGLAYTYYTSDDFHTEVPANPAWNRYYKTDSVGFVKGLVGLYGATTSKMGNTKTILYGHVRLEQAFGGNRLSAISYMQDSPEYRLSKKIGKTTLIGDIGVRFELRKGAELELSFRGDLNADYRAYMTKAALRYYF; from the coding sequence TTGTACGGTACTTACACTGAAGTATATGTTAACTCTGCTTTAGGCACTAAAACAGCCACTTTAGGAAATTATACAAACTCTGGAAACATAAACATTGATGCTTCAGCTGGTAGCGCTACAGGTAATAATGCTCAGGTAGGGATATCAGATATAGTTGGTGCTGTGTTTTCCTTGGGTGGATATGCACAAACTATAAACAACCAAGGAAACGTATCCATAAAAGTTACTGGTGATAAAGGTTCAACAGTAAATAGTGTGGGTGCCTTCCTGCTTGAAAATGCAAACGGCTCAACTCTAAACAATACAGGTAAGACATCCTTAAATATAACTGCTACAACGGCTAATGACATATACGGTATTTATGTGAAGGATTCTAAGAACGTAACCATTAGCAATCCTGAACCTATCTACTTTGAGCTATCTGTTCAAAATTTGGGTAGTGTAAGAACCCTTAAGATTGAAAACTCAAGTGTTAAACTTCAAGGAGACTTTTCTCTAGTCTTTGGATCTCCTGGAATAGACCCTTCACCAGACTCTAATACCAACTTGGACAAGAGACCCATATATGTAGGTCCTAATTCAACTCTTGACCTTAACAACGCTACACTTGTAGTATATAAAGACTCAAGGAATCTTAAATTTAATACACCCTACTACCTAATTCATAACGATGGTGGGACTGTATTAGGTCAGTTTGGCGGACTTAAAAAAACATGGACAAACCCCGAAATAGTGGTAAAATGGGTTGGTCCCGATAACGGAGAACACGCTGCTGTCATATTTACCTATGAACCTGTTCCAACAAATACTACTAATACAACACCAATGGTATCACCAAGTTTTGCCACAACAGTAGGATATGTAGGATCTTCTATCATTTCTCAAGTTTTTGGCAAGACTATTTTAGGTTACACACCTGGTGGTTTGCCTTTCTGTATGCCAAGAGAAGATGTGAGCCAGTCTTCTAAAGACCCTCTTAGGACGACTTGTGATAGGAATGTTTTTGTTTTACCACTCTATACTAAGTTAGATGCTGATGACCTAGGTTTTGATGCTTATGCTTATGGTTTAGCTCTTGGTGTAGGTGGGAAGATCACTGAAAAGCTTGCTGCTGGTGTGTTTGCAGGATACAGCAAGGCAGACCTTTACTTTAAGGTTAATGGACCACAGAAAGAGTACCAAAGCATATACTTTGGAGGTCTTGCTCTGTCATATACTCCTAAGCCGTGGTATGCAAGGTTTACAGCCATTGCCCACAGAGCAAATCATGATTATAGGGGATTTACAGGGCTTTATTATGAACTTTATGAGCATGCGAACTATAAGAGTTGGGGATTTGACACAGAGCTAGCAGGGGGATATGTATTTAACAAAGAGAAGTACACAATAGCTCCTGAGATTGGGCTTGCTTACACCTATTACACCTCTGATGACTTTCATACTGAGGTTCCTGCAAATCCTGCGTGGAACCGTTACTACAAGACAGACAGTGTAGGGTTTGTAAAGGGTCTTGTTGGACTGTATGGAGCTACTACTTCTAAGATGGGCAACACCAAGACTATACTTTATGGGCATGTAAGGCTTGAGCAGGCTTTTGGTGGTAATAGGCTGTCAGCGATCAGCTATATGCAAGATTCTCCTGAGTATAGGCTTAGTAAGAAAATAGGGAAGACTACGTTGATTGGAGATATAGGTGTGAGGTTTGAGTTGAGGAAGGGGGCAGAACTTGAGCTTAGCTTTCGTGGAGACCTCAACGCCGATTACAGAGCTTATATGACTAAGGCAGCTTTAAGATACTACTTCTGA